From Pseudomonas alcaligenes, a single genomic window includes:
- a CDS encoding TerB N-terminal domain-containing protein, translated as MARKRRRSSKSDVSGVMVLGAIVIGLLASIPKGVWVVLGGVAIIGLGGWLIIKAFNKSPAVSSPPTKQPLRREVALSSSSDAPTSTGLTFSLDEVFPLGEPSASAQVPASPQQVSAKRDSSGFFTVTLEVAERPSHRIPSAPADLASAKVRWLSASESIEVAGEKISGGLIYVGEDRNSRYGSSEPSLINPKLKVARGIVDIAERLTSYWPSYDNITPEARRAYLQWLSSGRKAPHANIGYVFLFFYGLERRAFVDAKTNQAAAAEIPSIIAEVERLLSIYDENHSFNTYASRFVDFLRQGQVLARRYQKAPPMPLSYGYEMPIELRIGLGQLAADKQPMPADWALAWVLSDHSIGKRTPVTRCKEAFAQLFCMRYEERYGAGMVLPQNKTRLRLQYNTASAGLPPQELDGLSGIPDVTATSAARKKLQQLVDECTVQLEPYSRYLGRNPSNPDALEGLLQLPVNLWPPAARTALDELKQRIGDGMVVMSFGELAGRLQSAGSLSRDKVLTLARALESLHIGIEPDVLAGSRTPKAEDNVALFAAQAEDGDLRSSPAYSAASVTLDLACAVAAADGDTSPQEIMLLSQHIDSWSHLSGAHRKRLKAHLRLQLNQAPTLQSLKKKLEPLAEPAKRVVAAFLAHLAQVDGEVSPAEVKLLERVYKTLQLDPQSLYSDLHVAASGSPVGSSQTTPSIPGATPSKPVGGFVLDQERIAQLQRETEQVSALLAQVFVDDKSVEPDEVVVEETVKDTSSICGLDADHSAFLRVLVSRTEWARDELEAVASDMELMLDGALEQINDMAFEHFDMPVTEGEDPFEINPEIMDKLPL; from the coding sequence ATGGCAAGGAAGCGTAGGCGCAGCAGCAAGTCCGATGTATCTGGAGTGATGGTTCTGGGCGCCATAGTGATCGGGCTGCTTGCTTCCATTCCCAAGGGTGTGTGGGTTGTCTTGGGGGGAGTAGCCATTATTGGTTTGGGTGGGTGGCTGATCATCAAGGCTTTCAACAAATCACCAGCCGTATCTTCGCCACCGACTAAGCAGCCGCTCCGTCGAGAGGTCGCTCTTTCAAGCTCCTCTGATGCCCCCACGAGCACGGGGCTGACGTTCTCTTTGGACGAGGTTTTTCCCCTAGGTGAGCCGTCTGCATCGGCTCAAGTCCCGGCTTCGCCCCAGCAGGTTTCGGCAAAGCGGGACAGCTCTGGTTTCTTTACCGTAACACTGGAGGTCGCTGAGCGGCCTTCCCACCGAATTCCGAGTGCGCCGGCGGACCTGGCTAGTGCCAAGGTGCGCTGGCTTTCCGCTAGCGAATCCATTGAGGTTGCCGGCGAGAAAATCTCTGGTGGCTTGATCTATGTCGGCGAAGATCGAAACAGCCGCTATGGATCTTCGGAACCCTCACTGATCAACCCGAAGCTGAAGGTCGCACGGGGTATCGTTGATATTGCTGAGCGTCTCACTTCCTACTGGCCCAGTTACGACAACATCACCCCAGAGGCTCGGCGCGCATATCTGCAATGGCTATCCAGTGGTCGGAAGGCTCCGCATGCCAACATTGGCTACGTGTTCCTGTTCTTCTATGGCCTGGAGCGCAGGGCATTCGTCGATGCGAAGACGAATCAGGCTGCCGCCGCCGAGATACCTAGCATCATTGCCGAGGTCGAAAGACTGCTCTCGATCTACGACGAGAATCATTCGTTCAATACCTACGCCAGTCGCTTCGTAGACTTCCTCCGTCAAGGTCAAGTGCTTGCCCGCCGTTATCAAAAGGCGCCGCCGATGCCGTTGTCTTATGGCTATGAAATGCCCATAGAGCTACGGATTGGCCTGGGCCAGTTGGCTGCTGACAAGCAGCCAATGCCGGCTGACTGGGCGTTGGCCTGGGTGCTGTCTGATCACAGCATCGGGAAGCGGACACCTGTAACCCGCTGTAAAGAAGCGTTCGCTCAGTTGTTCTGCATGCGCTACGAGGAACGTTATGGCGCCGGTATGGTGCTCCCTCAGAACAAGACCCGTCTGAGACTTCAATACAACACCGCTTCTGCGGGGCTACCACCCCAAGAGCTGGATGGCTTATCCGGTATTCCTGATGTCACTGCGACCAGCGCAGCTCGAAAGAAGCTGCAGCAGTTGGTTGACGAATGCACGGTGCAGTTGGAGCCCTACAGTCGTTATCTCGGTCGCAACCCCAGTAATCCTGATGCACTAGAAGGGCTGTTACAGCTGCCTGTAAACCTGTGGCCGCCAGCAGCTCGAACAGCGCTCGACGAGCTGAAGCAACGTATTGGCGACGGCATGGTGGTCATGAGTTTCGGCGAGCTGGCGGGGCGGTTGCAGAGTGCAGGTAGCCTGTCGCGAGACAAGGTTCTGACGCTCGCCCGCGCGCTGGAGTCATTACACATCGGTATCGAGCCGGATGTGCTGGCAGGCAGTCGAACACCCAAGGCAGAGGACAATGTGGCGCTCTTTGCGGCCCAGGCTGAAGATGGTGATTTGCGGTCTTCGCCGGCGTATAGCGCCGCCTCTGTCACGTTGGACCTTGCCTGTGCTGTGGCGGCGGCCGATGGTGACACGTCGCCGCAGGAGATTATGCTGCTATCCCAGCATATCGACTCCTGGAGTCACCTGAGCGGTGCCCATCGGAAACGGCTGAAGGCCCACCTGCGTCTGCAGCTTAACCAGGCACCAACTCTGCAAAGCCTGAAGAAGAAGCTGGAGCCCCTAGCCGAGCCAGCGAAGAGGGTTGTGGCGGCTTTTCTCGCTCACTTGGCGCAGGTCGACGGTGAGGTTAGCCCCGCAGAGGTGAAGTTGCTGGAGCGCGTCTACAAGACTCTGCAGCTGGATCCGCAATCGCTATACAGCGACCTTCATGTGGCCGCCAGTGGTAGCCCCGTTGGCTCATCGCAGACAACGCCTTCCATACCCGGAGCAACTCCGTCCAAGCCCGTTGGTGGATTTGTTCTGGACCAAGAGCGCATCGCTCAGTTGCAGCGTGAAACGGAGCAGGTATCTGCGCTGCTGGCTCAGGTTTTCGTTGATGACAAGTCTGTTGAGCCGGATGAGGTCGTTGTCGAAGAGACCGTCAAGGATACTTCCTCCATCTGTGGATTGGACGCCGATCACTCAGCCTTCCTGCGTGTACTCGTGTCCCGTACCGAGTGGGCTCGCGACGAGTTGGAGGCGGTTGCAAGTGATATGGAGCTCATGCTCGACGGAGCATTGGAGCAGATCAACGACATGGCCTTCGAGCATTTCGATATGCCAGTCACCGAGGGGGAAGACCCCTTCGAAATCAACCCTGAAATCATGGACAAACTACCGCTATGA
- a CDS encoding MerR family transcriptional regulator, translated as MLEPSHNDELPPIPGKRYFTIGEVSDLCAVKPHVLRYWEQEFPQLNPVKRRGNRRYYQRQDVLMIRQIRALLYDQGFTIGGARQRLSGDEAKDDTTQYKQLIRQMIAELEDVLLVLRK; from the coding sequence ATGCTGGAACCAAGTCATAACGACGAGCTACCGCCTATTCCTGGCAAGCGCTACTTCACCATTGGCGAAGTCAGCGACCTCTGTGCCGTCAAGCCCCATGTTTTGCGTTACTGGGAGCAGGAGTTTCCCCAGCTCAATCCGGTGAAGCGGCGCGGCAACCGCCGCTACTATCAGCGCCAAGATGTGCTGATGATTCGTCAGATCCGAGCACTCCTGTACGACCAGGGTTTCACCATCGGCGGGGCGCGTCAGCGCCTCTCCGGCGACGAAGCCAAGGACGACACCACCCAGTACAAGCAGCTGATCCGGCAGATGATTGCCGAGCTTGAGGATGTCCTGCTGGTGCTGCGCAAATAA
- the ihfA gene encoding integration host factor subunit alpha has protein sequence MGALTKAEMAERLYEELGLNKREAKELVELFFEEIRHALEDNEQVKLSGFGNFDLRDKRQRPGRNPKTGEEIPITARRVVTFRPGQKLKARVEAYAGTKS, from the coding sequence ATGGGGGCTCTGACGAAAGCTGAAATGGCGGAACGTCTGTATGAAGAGCTTGGCCTGAATAAGCGGGAAGCCAAGGAGTTGGTGGAGCTGTTTTTCGAGGAAATCCGCCACGCGCTGGAAGACAACGAGCAGGTCAAATTGTCCGGTTTCGGCAATTTCGACCTGCGCGACAAACGCCAGCGCCCGGGTCGCAATCCCAAGACAGGCGAAGAAATCCCGATCACGGCTCGCCGTGTTGTCACCTTTCGTCCGGGCCAGAAATTGAAGGCCAGAGTAGAGGCATATGCTGGAACCAAGTCATAA
- the pheT gene encoding phenylalanine--tRNA ligase subunit beta, which translates to MKFSEQWLRSWVNPPVSRDELVARLSMVGLEVDSVTPAAGEFSGIVIGEILSAEQHPDADKLRVCQVSNGAETFQVVCGAPNARPGIKIPFAMIGAELPGDFKIKKAKLRGVESNGMLCSASELQISDDNSGLMELAADAPLGANIRDYLGLDDASIELGLTPNRGDCLSLAGLAREVGAIYAAQVSPVAIAPVVAVHDEVRPVEVLAAKACPRYLGRVIRNVDLSKPTPLWMVERLRRSDIRSIDAAVDITNYVMLELGQPMHAFDLAEINGGIRVRMAEEGEKLVLLDGQEVSLRADTLVIADHNRALAIAGVMGGEHSGVSGKTRDLFLESAFFDTISVAGKARSYGLHTDSSHRFERGVDSQLARNAMERATALLLEIVGGEAGPIVEVASAADLPQVAPITLRAERISQMLGMDMDGAEVERLLTALGLGVIAQGAGQWQVSVPSHRFDISLEVDLIEELGRLYGYNRLPVRYPQARLAPQAKAEARAELPALRRLLVARGYQEAITYSFIDPKLFELFSPGVTPLQLANPISADMAAMRSSLWPGLVKALEHNLNRQQSRVRLFESGLRFVGQLGGLKQEPMLAGVICGSRLPEAWANGREAVDFYDVKADVEALLGYAGAADAFSFTAGEHPALHPGQTARIEREGRLVGFLGALHPELAKTLGLDQPVFLFELVLAELVAGRMPAFSELSRFPEVRRDLALLADRELPAQAVLACIREAAGEWLTDLRLFDVYHGKGIDPHRKSLAVGLTWQHPSRTLNDDEVNTTTQNILTSLEERFNATLRK; encoded by the coding sequence ATGAAATTCAGTGAACAGTGGCTGCGCAGCTGGGTCAATCCGCCGGTCTCGCGTGACGAGCTGGTGGCCCGCCTGTCCATGGTCGGCCTCGAAGTAGACAGCGTCACCCCGGCTGCCGGCGAGTTCAGCGGCATCGTGATCGGTGAAATCCTCAGTGCCGAACAGCATCCGGATGCCGACAAGCTGCGCGTGTGCCAGGTCAGCAATGGTGCCGAGACCTTCCAGGTCGTCTGCGGTGCGCCGAATGCGCGCCCGGGGATCAAGATCCCCTTCGCCATGATCGGCGCTGAGCTGCCGGGTGACTTCAAGATCAAGAAGGCCAAGCTGCGTGGCGTCGAGTCCAATGGCATGCTCTGCTCGGCTTCCGAGCTGCAGATCAGTGACGACAACAGCGGTCTGATGGAGTTGGCGGCCGATGCGCCGCTGGGCGCCAATATCCGAGACTACCTCGGCCTGGATGACGCCAGCATCGAGCTGGGGTTGACCCCCAACCGTGGCGATTGCCTGTCGCTGGCTGGCCTGGCTCGCGAAGTCGGCGCCATTTACGCCGCACAGGTCTCGCCGGTAGCCATCGCCCCGGTTGTCGCCGTGCACGATGAAGTGCGCCCGGTCGAGGTGTTGGCTGCCAAGGCCTGCCCGCGTTATCTGGGGCGCGTCATTCGCAATGTCGACCTGTCCAAACCGACCCCGCTGTGGATGGTCGAGCGCCTGCGTCGCTCCGATATCCGTAGCATCGACGCCGCTGTCGATATCACCAACTACGTGATGCTCGAGCTCGGTCAGCCGATGCACGCCTTCGACCTCGCCGAGATCAATGGCGGCATCCGCGTGCGCATGGCGGAAGAGGGCGAGAAGCTGGTTCTGCTGGATGGCCAGGAAGTCAGCCTGCGTGCCGACACCCTGGTGATCGCCGACCACAACCGAGCCCTGGCCATCGCCGGCGTAATGGGCGGGGAGCACAGCGGCGTGAGCGGCAAGACCCGCGATCTGTTCCTCGAAAGTGCCTTCTTCGACACCATCTCGGTGGCCGGCAAGGCTCGCTCCTATGGCCTGCACACCGACTCCTCGCACCGCTTCGAGCGTGGCGTGGACTCGCAACTGGCGCGCAACGCCATGGAGCGTGCCACAGCGCTGCTGCTGGAGATCGTCGGTGGCGAAGCTGGCCCGATCGTTGAAGTTGCCAGTGCTGCCGATCTGCCGCAGGTGGCGCCGATCACCCTGCGCGCCGAGCGCATCAGTCAGATGCTCGGCATGGATATGGATGGCGCCGAAGTCGAGCGTCTGCTGACTGCTCTGGGGTTGGGCGTGATCGCTCAGGGCGCCGGGCAGTGGCAGGTCAGCGTGCCGAGCCATCGCTTCGACATCAGTCTGGAAGTGGATCTGATCGAAGAGCTGGGTCGTCTGTACGGTTACAACCGTCTGCCGGTACGCTACCCGCAGGCTCGTCTGGCTCCGCAGGCCAAGGCCGAGGCGCGTGCCGAACTGCCGGCCCTGCGTCGCCTGCTGGTGGCGCGTGGCTATCAGGAAGCGATCACCTACAGCTTCATCGATCCCAAACTGTTCGAGTTGTTCAGTCCGGGCGTTACGCCGCTGCAGCTGGCCAATCCGATCTCTGCCGACATGGCAGCCATGCGCTCCTCGCTGTGGCCGGGCCTGGTCAAGGCGCTGGAGCACAACCTCAATCGCCAGCAGTCGCGTGTGCGCCTGTTCGAGAGCGGCCTGCGCTTTGTCGGTCAGCTGGGGGGCTTGAAGCAGGAGCCGATGCTAGCCGGGGTGATCTGTGGCAGCCGCCTACCGGAAGCCTGGGCCAATGGCCGTGAGGCAGTTGATTTCTATGACGTGAAAGCCGATGTCGAGGCGCTGCTGGGCTACGCCGGTGCCGCCGATGCCTTCAGCTTCACCGCTGGCGAACATCCGGCTCTGCATCCGGGCCAGACCGCGCGAATCGAGCGGGAAGGGCGCCTGGTTGGCTTCCTCGGTGCGCTGCACCCGGAACTGGCCAAGACCCTGGGGCTGGATCAGCCGGTATTCCTGTTCGAGCTGGTGCTGGCCGAACTGGTGGCCGGACGGATGCCGGCTTTCAGCGAATTGTCGCGCTTCCCGGAAGTTCGTCGCGACCTGGCGTTGCTGGCGGATCGCGAGCTGCCGGCCCAGGCTGTACTGGCGTGTATCCGCGAAGCGGCGGGCGAATGGCTGACGGATCTCAGGCTGTTTGACGTGTATCACGGTAAAGGCATTGATCCGCATAGAAAAAGCCTTGCCGTTGGCTTGACCTGGCAACATCCATCGCGCACTCTTAACGACGATGAGGTGAATACAACTACGCAAAACATCCTCACCTCGCTGGAAGAAAGGTTCAACGCCACGTTAAGGAAGTAG
- the pheS gene encoding phenylalanine--tRNA ligase subunit alpha has translation MENLDALVSQALEAVQQTEDVNALEQIRVHYLGKKGELTQVMKTLGDLPAEERPKVGALINVAKERVQEALNTRKDSLESAALSAKLAAEKIDVTLPGRGQASGGLHPVTRTLERVEQFFTHIGYNVAEGPEVEDDYHNFEALNIPGHHPARAMHDTFYFNANMLLRTHTSPVQVRTMESQQPPIRIVCPGRVYRCDSDITHSPMFHQVEGLLVDEGISFADLKGTIEEFLRVFFEKPLGVRFRPSFFPFTEPSAEVDMQCVMCSGKGCRVCKQTGWLEVMGCGMVHPNVLRMSGIDPEKYQGFAFGMGVERLAMLRYGVNDLRLFFDNDLRFLAQFR, from the coding sequence ATGGAAAACCTGGATGCATTGGTCTCGCAAGCGCTTGAGGCCGTGCAACAAACTGAAGACGTCAATGCCCTGGAGCAGATCCGGGTTCACTATCTCGGCAAGAAAGGCGAGCTGACCCAGGTGATGAAGACCCTGGGCGATCTGCCGGCCGAGGAGCGTCCGAAAGTCGGCGCCCTGATCAACGTCGCCAAGGAGCGCGTGCAGGAAGCCCTGAACACCCGCAAGGACTCCCTCGAATCGGCTGCGCTGAGCGCCAAGCTCGCCGCCGAAAAAATCGACGTGACCCTGCCGGGCCGCGGTCAGGCCTCCGGTGGCCTGCATCCGGTGACCCGCACTCTAGAGCGCGTCGAGCAGTTCTTCACCCATATCGGCTACAACGTCGCCGAGGGCCCGGAAGTCGAAGACGACTACCACAACTTCGAAGCGCTCAACATTCCCGGTCACCACCCGGCCCGGGCGATGCACGACACCTTCTATTTCAATGCGAACATGCTGCTGCGCACCCACACCTCGCCGGTACAGGTGCGCACCATGGAGTCGCAGCAGCCGCCGATTCGCATCGTCTGCCCAGGCCGCGTGTATCGTTGCGACTCCGATATCACCCACTCGCCGATGTTCCACCAGGTCGAAGGCTTGCTGGTCGACGAGGGCATCAGCTTTGCCGACCTCAAGGGCACCATCGAGGAATTCCTCCGGGTGTTCTTCGAGAAGCCGCTGGGCGTGCGTTTCCGTCCCTCCTTCTTCCCCTTCACCGAGCCGTCGGCCGAAGTCGACATGCAGTGCGTGATGTGCTCCGGCAAGGGTTGCCGCGTGTGCAAGCAGACCGGCTGGCTGGAGGTCATGGGCTGCGGCATGGTGCATCCGAACGTGCTGCGTATGTCCGGCATCGATCCGGAGAAATACCAGGGCTTCGCTTTCGGCATGGGCGTCGAGCGCCTGGCCATGCTGCGCTATGGCGTCAATGACTTGCGCCTGTTCTTCGATAACGACCTGAGGTTCCTGGCGCAATTCCGCTAG
- the rplT gene encoding 50S ribosomal protein L20 encodes MARVKRGVIARARHKKILKLAKGYYGARSRVFRVAKQAVIKAGQYAYRDRRQRKRQFRALWIARINAGARINGLSYSRLIAGLKKAAIEIDRKVLADLAVNEKAAFAAIVEKAKAVLA; translated from the coding sequence ATGGCTCGTGTTAAGCGTGGCGTTATCGCTCGTGCCCGTCACAAGAAAATCCTGAAACTCGCCAAAGGCTACTACGGCGCGCGTTCGCGCGTGTTCCGCGTTGCCAAGCAGGCTGTGATCAAGGCAGGCCAATACGCCTACCGTGACCGCCGTCAGCGCAAGCGTCAGTTCCGCGCTCTGTGGATCGCTCGTATCAATGCTGGTGCTCGTATCAACGGTCTGTCCTACAGCCGTCTGATCGCTGGCCTGAAAAAAGCGGCCATCGAGATCGATCGCAAGGTTCTGGCCGATCTGGCAGTGAACGAAAAAGCGGCGTTTGCTGCGATTGTCGAGAAAGCTAAGGCCGTTCTGGCTTAA
- the rpmI gene encoding 50S ribosomal protein L35, whose product MPKMKTKSGAAKRFLKTAGGYKHKHAFKSHILTKMSTKRKRQLRGSELMHPSDKAKVERMLRVR is encoded by the coding sequence ATGCCAAAAATGAAAACCAAGAGCGGTGCAGCCAAGCGTTTCCTCAAGACCGCTGGTGGCTACAAGCACAAGCACGCTTTCAAGAGCCACATCCTGACCAAAATGTCCACCAAGCGTAAGCGTCAACTGCGCGGTAGCGAGCTGATGCATCCGTCGGACAAAGCAAAAGTCGAGCGCATGCTGCGCGTTCGTTAA
- the infC gene encoding translation initiation factor IF-3 has translation MIIKREMRQDKRAVPKAPINENITAREVRLIGADGQQIGVVSIDEALRAADEAKLDLVEISADAVPPVCRIMDYGKHLFEKKKQAAIAKKNQHQQQIKEIKFRPGTEEGDYQVKLRNLVRFLEDGDKAKVSLRFRGREMAHQELGMELLKRVEADLAELGTVEQHPKLEGRQLMMVIAPKKRK, from the coding sequence ATCATTATTAAGCGTGAAATGAGACAGGATAAGCGGGCCGTTCCCAAGGCGCCGATCAACGAGAACATCACCGCACGTGAAGTTCGCCTGATTGGTGCCGACGGCCAGCAGATTGGCGTGGTTTCGATCGATGAAGCGCTGCGCGCTGCCGACGAAGCAAAGCTGGATCTGGTGGAAATCTCCGCGGACGCGGTACCACCGGTTTGCCGGATCATGGACTACGGCAAGCACCTGTTCGAGAAGAAGAAGCAAGCTGCTATCGCGAAGAAGAACCAGCACCAGCAGCAGATCAAAGAAATCAAGTTTCGTCCAGGGACGGAAGAAGGGGATTACCAGGTAAAGCTACGCAACCTGGTACGTTTCCTTGAAGATGGGGACAAGGCCAAGGTATCGCTTCGATTCCGCGGTCGTGAGATGGCCCACCAGGAACTGGGCATGGAGCTGTTGAAGCGGGTCGAAGCCGACCTCGCCGAACTCGGCACCGTTGAGCAGCATCCCAAGCTGGAAGGACGCCAGCTGATGATGGTCATCGCTCCCAAGAAGCGTAAATAA
- the thrS gene encoding threonine--tRNA ligase, translating into MPIITLPDGSQRSFDRPVSVLEVAQSIGAGLAKATVAGKVNGKQVDACDLIESDATLQILTPKDEEGLEIIRHSCAHLVGHAVKQLYPDAKMVIGPVIEEGFYYDIAIGRPFTPEDMAAIEKRMAELIDKDYDVIKKMTPRAEVIEVFKARGEDYKLRLIDDMPDEQAMGLYYHEEYVDMCRGPHVPNTRFLKSFKLTKISGAYWRGDSKNEQLQRVYGTAWADKKQLAAYIQRIEEAEKRDHRRIGKQLDLFHLQEEAPGMVFWHPNGWTLYQVLEQYMRQVQREHGYVEVRTPQVVDRVLWERSGHWSNYAENMFTTNSENRDYAVKPMNCPCHVQIFNQGLKSYRDLPLRLAEFGACHRNEPSGALHGIMRVRGFTQDDAHIFCTEDQVKKEAADFIKLTLQVYANFGFSDISMKLSTRPAKRVGSDELWDRAETALADALNESGLEWEYQPGEGAFYGPKIEFTLKDCLGRNWQCGTLQYDPNLPERLDASYIAEDNNRKRPVMLHRAILGSFERFVGMLIEHYAGAFPAWLAPTQAVVMNITDRQADFALEVEKTLNQSGFRAKSDLRNEKIGFKIREHTLLKVPYLLVIGDREVETRSVAVRTREGVDLGSMPLEQFAGQLKQAVSRRGRQDSE; encoded by the coding sequence ATGCCCATCATTACTCTTCCCGACGGCAGTCAGCGTTCGTTCGATCGTCCCGTTTCCGTGCTTGAGGTGGCTCAGTCCATCGGCGCCGGGCTGGCCAAGGCCACCGTGGCCGGCAAGGTCAACGGCAAGCAGGTGGATGCCTGTGACCTGATCGAGAGCGATGCGACCCTGCAGATCCTTACGCCGAAAGATGAAGAAGGGCTGGAGATCATCCGTCACTCCTGCGCGCACCTGGTGGGGCATGCGGTCAAGCAGTTGTACCCGGATGCCAAGATGGTGATCGGGCCGGTGATCGAAGAAGGCTTCTATTACGACATTGCCATCGGTCGGCCTTTCACGCCGGAAGACATGGCGGCCATCGAAAAGCGCATGGCCGAGCTGATCGACAAGGACTACGACGTCATCAAGAAGATGACGCCGCGGGCCGAGGTCATCGAGGTGTTCAAGGCGCGTGGCGAAGACTACAAGCTGCGCCTGATCGACGATATGCCGGATGAGCAGGCCATGGGCCTGTACTACCACGAAGAATATGTCGACATGTGCCGCGGCCCGCACGTGCCGAACACGCGCTTCCTCAAGTCCTTCAAGCTGACCAAGATTTCCGGTGCCTACTGGCGCGGCGACTCGAAAAACGAGCAGCTGCAGCGTGTGTACGGCACGGCCTGGGCGGACAAGAAGCAGCTGGCGGCCTATATCCAGCGCATCGAGGAGGCCGAGAAGCGCGATCACCGTCGCATCGGCAAGCAGCTGGATCTGTTCCATCTGCAGGAGGAAGCGCCGGGCATGGTGTTCTGGCATCCGAACGGCTGGACGCTGTACCAGGTACTGGAGCAGTACATGCGCCAGGTGCAGCGCGAGCACGGCTACGTCGAAGTGCGCACGCCGCAGGTGGTCGATCGCGTGCTCTGGGAGCGCTCGGGGCACTGGTCGAACTACGCCGAGAACATGTTCACCACCAACTCGGAAAACCGCGACTACGCGGTGAAGCCGATGAACTGCCCGTGCCACGTGCAGATCTTCAATCAGGGCCTGAAGTCCTACCGCGACCTGCCGCTGCGTCTGGCCGAGTTCGGTGCTTGCCACCGCAACGAGCCGTCCGGCGCGCTGCACGGCATCATGCGCGTGCGCGGCTTTACCCAGGACGATGCGCATATTTTCTGCACCGAAGATCAGGTGAAGAAAGAGGCGGCCGATTTCATCAAGCTGACCCTGCAGGTGTATGCCAACTTCGGTTTCTCCGATATCTCGATGAAACTGTCCACTCGTCCGGCCAAGCGCGTAGGTTCCGACGAGCTGTGGGATCGCGCCGAAACTGCTTTGGCCGATGCGCTGAACGAGTCGGGCCTGGAGTGGGAATACCAGCCGGGCGAGGGTGCTTTCTACGGTCCGAAGATCGAATTCACCCTGAAGGATTGCCTGGGGCGTAACTGGCAGTGCGGCACCCTGCAGTATGATCCGAACCTGCCGGAGCGGCTGGATGCCAGCTATATCGCCGAAGATAACAATCGCAAGCGCCCGGTCATGCTGCACCGTGCGATCCTCGGCTCCTTCGAGCGCTTCGTCGGCATGCTGATCGAGCACTACGCTGGTGCGTTCCCAGCCTGGCTGGCGCCGACCCAGGCGGTGGTGATGAATATCACCGACAGGCAGGCCGATTTCGCTCTGGAAGTGGAGAAAACCCTTAATCAAAGCGGATTCCGTGCCAAGTCGGACTTGAGAAACGAAAAAATCGGCTTTAAAATCCGCGAGCATACTTTGCTCAAGGTTCCCTATCTCCTGGTTATTGGCGACAGGGAAGTTGAGACACGATCCGTTGCTGTGCGTACCCGCGAAGGCGTCGATCTGGGCTCCATGCCCCTCGAGCAGTTCGCTGGTCAGCTCAAGCAAGCGGTTTCCCGGCGTGGTCGCCAAGATTCGGAGTAA
- a CDS encoding AraC family transcriptional regulator — MFNALRTLGVDLDLATLLADYGLSEAQLAPDGRIERSRALRLLCDLAQRLPQESQGLSLGQAFGFAGYGPVSFLLLTSETVYAAVQHGLRYQQLTFLFSPLSFVPGERESALCLDPLELPEPGRRFLVDVEMVGTYKLILDLLSSLGRGALATRVEIPYAKPLDVSAYSAFYGCPLQFGSDRARIWMRNEVLQARLPTADPTANLYYRGQCEEWLRRRSAESENTDISAQVRNHLALFQQGFPASAQVARSLGMAERTLRHRLAEAGCSFRQLLDEARFARARALLTDSQQSVEQVAQALGYAEAAAFIHAFQRWTGCSPAAWRRALRA; from the coding sequence ATGTTCAACGCCTTACGTACCCTGGGCGTGGATCTGGATCTGGCCACTCTGCTTGCCGACTACGGCCTGAGTGAAGCGCAACTGGCTCCCGATGGCCGCATCGAACGTAGCAGGGCGCTGCGCCTGCTATGCGATCTTGCCCAGCGTTTGCCGCAGGAAAGCCAGGGACTGAGTCTTGGGCAAGCTTTTGGCTTCGCCGGTTATGGCCCTGTCAGCTTCTTGTTGCTGACCAGTGAGACGGTTTATGCCGCCGTGCAGCATGGCCTGCGCTATCAGCAACTGACGTTTCTATTTAGCCCGTTAAGCTTTGTTCCCGGTGAGCGGGAGAGCGCGTTGTGCCTCGATCCGCTGGAGCTGCCTGAGCCGGGAAGACGCTTCCTGGTGGATGTTGAAATGGTCGGCACCTACAAGCTGATACTCGACTTGTTGTCCTCCCTGGGGAGGGGCGCGCTCGCCACGCGTGTGGAGATCCCGTATGCGAAGCCGCTCGATGTGAGTGCCTATTCCGCCTTCTACGGCTGCCCGCTGCAGTTCGGCAGTGATCGTGCGCGCATTTGGATGCGCAATGAGGTGCTGCAGGCCCGGCTACCCACTGCTGACCCTACTGCCAACCTCTATTACCGGGGGCAGTGCGAGGAGTGGCTGAGGCGCCGCTCCGCTGAGTCGGAAAACACCGATATATCGGCCCAGGTACGTAATCATCTGGCTCTCTTTCAGCAGGGTTTTCCTGCCTCCGCCCAGGTGGCGCGCTCGCTGGGCATGGCCGAGCGCACGCTACGTCATCGCCTGGCTGAGGCAGGCTGCAGCTTCCGCCAATTGCTCGACGAAGCGCGCTTCGCTCGCGCCCGGGCCTTGCTCACCGACTCGCAGCAGTCGGTGGAACAGGTGGCCCAGGCGCTCGGCTATGCCGAGGCCGCCGCTTTCATTCATGCATTCCAGCGCTGGACCGGATGCTCACCAGCGGCCTGGCGGCGCGCCCTCCGAGCCTGA